A DNA window from Bacteroides cellulosilyticus contains the following coding sequences:
- the cysK gene encoding cysteine synthase A produces MAKIAKNLTELIGRTPLMELVEYSRKYGLKQNIIAKLEAFNPAGSVKDRVALAMIEDAEARGALKPGATIIEPTSGNTGVGLAMVATIKGYHLMLTMPETMSIERRNLLKALGAEIVLTDGLTGMAGSIAKAQELRASIPGSIILQQFENPSNAQIHTLTTGEEIWTDTDGKVDVFVAGVGTGGTICGVARALKKHNPDVYIVAVEPESSPVLEGGVAGSHRIQGIGANFVPAIYDASVVDEVLPVPDDEAIRGGRELASTEGLLAGISSGAAVYAARLLAQRPDFADKKIVVLLPDTGERYLSTELFAFETYPLD; encoded by the coding sequence ATGGCAAAAATAGCAAAGAACCTGACGGAACTTATCGGTCGTACTCCGCTTATGGAATTAGTGGAATACAGTCGTAAATATGGACTGAAACAGAATATTATCGCAAAGTTGGAAGCGTTCAATCCGGCTGGGAGTGTGAAGGATCGTGTGGCGCTTGCCATGATCGAAGATGCAGAAGCGCGCGGAGCACTGAAGCCCGGTGCGACGATTATAGAGCCTACCAGTGGAAATACCGGTGTGGGACTGGCGATGGTTGCTACAATCAAAGGATATCACCTGATGCTCACGATGCCCGAAACCATGAGTATAGAGCGTCGTAATCTGCTGAAAGCACTGGGTGCTGAAATTGTACTGACAGATGGGTTGACCGGTATGGCAGGCTCCATTGCAAAAGCGCAGGAGTTGAGGGCGTCTATTCCCGGCTCAATCATCCTTCAACAATTTGAAAATCCTTCTAACGCACAGATTCATACGCTCACTACAGGTGAAGAAATCTGGACGGATACAGACGGAAAAGTGGATGTCTTTGTTGCCGGAGTGGGAACAGGCGGAACCATCTGCGGAGTGGCACGTGCCTTGAAAAAACATAATCCGGATGTGTATATTGTTGCTGTAGAACCGGAATCTTCTCCTGTTCTGGAAGGCGGAGTGGCAGGGTCGCATCGTATTCAGGGAATCGGAGCCAATTTTGTTCCTGCTATTTATGATGCCTCTGTTGTAGATGAAGTGCTTCCTGTGCCCGATGATGAAGCAATTCGTGGCGGACGCGAGTTGGCGTCTACCGAAGGGTTACTGGCGGGCATATCTTCCGGTGCGGCTGTATATGCAGCGCGTTTGCTGGCACAACGTCCGGATTTTGCGGATAAGAAGATTGTAGTTCTTCTGCCTGATACGGGAGAGCGTTATCTGTCGACAGAGCTGTTTGCATTTGAGACTTATCCGCTGGATTAA
- a CDS encoding alpha-isopropylmalate synthase regulatory domain-containing protein — MKYKQPQIEIMDTTLRDGEQTSGVSFVPHEKLMIARLLLEELKVDRVEVASARVSDGEFDAVKMICDWAARRNLLPRVEVLGFVDGHTSVDWIHATGCRVINLLCKGSLKHCTCQLRKTPEEHIEDIIGVVNYANEQDMEVNIYLEDWSNGMKDSPEYVFQMVDALMHTNIKRYMLPDTLGVLNPLQVIEYMRKMVKRYPHAHFDFHPHNDYDLAVSNVLAAVLSGAKGLHTTINGLGERAGNAPLSSVQAILKDHFNAITNIDEGRLNEVSRVVESYSGIAIPANKPIVGENVFTQVAGVHADGDNKSNLYCNDLLPERFGRKREYALGKNSGKANIRKNLEDLGLTLDEDSMRKVTERIIELGDKKELVTQEDLPYIVSDVLKHGVMNEKVKLKTYIVNLAYGLKPMATLKIEINGQEFEESSSGDGQYDAFVRALRKIYKVTLGRKFPMLTNYAVTIPPGGRTDAFVQTVITWSYDGTVFRTRGLDADQTEAAIKATMKMLNIIEDDYELKKSE, encoded by the coding sequence ATGAAGTATAAACAGCCCCAAATAGAAATCATGGACACCACGCTCCGCGACGGTGAGCAAACCAGCGGTGTGTCGTTCGTCCCCCATGAAAAGCTGATGATAGCCCGTCTGCTACTGGAAGAACTGAAAGTAGACAGGGTGGAAGTGGCTTCGGCACGGGTTTCGGACGGTGAGTTCGACGCAGTCAAGATGATATGTGACTGGGCGGCACGGCGTAATCTGTTGCCCCGGGTGGAGGTGTTGGGTTTCGTAGACGGGCATACGTCGGTAGACTGGATACACGCTACCGGCTGCCGCGTCATTAATCTTCTGTGCAAAGGTTCGCTGAAGCATTGCACATGTCAGTTGAGAAAGACCCCTGAAGAACATATCGAGGATATTATTGGCGTAGTGAATTATGCCAATGAGCAGGATATGGAGGTGAACATTTACCTGGAAGACTGGAGTAACGGGATGAAAGATTCTCCGGAGTATGTCTTCCAGATGGTGGATGCACTGATGCACACGAATATCAAACGGTATATGTTGCCTGATACACTGGGTGTGCTGAATCCGTTGCAGGTCATCGAATATATGCGGAAGATGGTGAAGCGCTATCCGCATGCTCACTTCGATTTCCATCCGCATAATGACTACGACCTGGCAGTGAGCAATGTGCTGGCTGCCGTGCTGAGTGGTGCGAAGGGACTTCATACCACGATCAATGGTCTAGGCGAACGTGCCGGTAATGCACCGTTGTCCAGTGTGCAGGCTATTCTGAAAGATCATTTCAATGCTATCACTAACATTGACGAAGGGCGTCTGAATGAAGTCAGCCGGGTGGTTGAATCTTATTCGGGCATCGCCATACCCGCTAATAAACCGATTGTAGGTGAAAATGTGTTCACGCAGGTAGCGGGAGTACATGCAGATGGAGACAATAAGAGTAACCTTTATTGCAACGACCTGTTGCCCGAGCGTTTCGGGCGCAAGCGTGAATATGCACTGGGCAAGAACAGTGGTAAGGCGAACATCCGTAAGAATCTGGAAGACCTGGGACTGACGCTGGATGAGGATTCCATGCGTAAGGTGACGGAACGGATTATCGAGTTGGGTGACAAGAAAGAGCTGGTTACCCAGGAAGATTTGCCTTATATCGTTTCGGATGTACTGAAGCACGGAGTGATGAATGAGAAAGTGAAACTGAAGACATACATCGTGAACCTTGCTTACGGTCTGAAGCCGATGGCTACGCTGAAGATTGAAATCAACGGACAGGAATTTGAAGAAAGTTCCAGCGGTGACGGTCAGTATGATGCTTTTGTACGTGCTCTGCGTAAGATTTATAAGGTGACGTTGGGACGCAAATTCCCCATGCTGACGAACTATGCCGTAACCATCCCTCCCGGTGGGCGTACCGATGCTTTTGTGCAGACCGTGATTACCTGGAGCTATGACGGCACAGTGTTCCGTACACGCGGACTGGATGCCGACCAAACGGAGGCAGCGATTAAGGCGACAATGAAGATGCTGAATATCATTGAGGATGATTATGAACTTAAAAAATCAGAATGA
- the leuB gene encoding 3-isopropylmalate dehydrogenase has protein sequence MDFKIAVLAGDGIGPEISTVGVDVMTAVCEKFGHKVNYEYAICGADAIDKVGDPFPEATYEVCKNADAVLFSAVGDPKFDNDPTAKVRPEQGLLAMRKKLGLFANIRPVQTFKCLLHKSPLRAELVDGADFLCIRELTGGMYFGEKYQDNDKAYDTNMYTRPEIERILKVGFEYAMKRNKHLTVVDKANVLASSRLWRQIAQEMAPQYPEVTTDYMFVDNAAMKMIQEPKFFDVMVTENTFGDILTDEGSVISGSMGLLPSASTGESTPVFEPIHGSWPQAKGLNIANPLAQILSAAMLFEYFNLLEEGALIRKAVDASLDANVRTPEIQVEGGAKYGTKEVGAWVVDYIKRS, from the coding sequence ATGGATTTTAAAATTGCAGTATTAGCCGGTGACGGCATTGGCCCGGAGATTTCCACCGTAGGTGTGGACGTAATGACCGCCGTATGTGAGAAGTTCGGACATAAAGTAAACTACGAATATGCCATCTGCGGTGCAGATGCTATCGACAAAGTGGGCGATCCGTTCCCCGAAGCTACTTATGAAGTTTGTAAAAACGCGGATGCTGTTTTGTTCTCGGCTGTAGGCGATCCGAAATTCGACAATGATCCTACTGCCAAAGTACGTCCCGAACAGGGTCTGCTGGCTATGCGTAAGAAACTGGGATTGTTTGCCAATATCCGTCCGGTACAAACTTTCAAATGTCTGCTCCATAAATCACCGCTTCGTGCAGAACTGGTGGATGGCGCAGATTTTCTTTGTATCCGCGAACTGACCGGTGGTATGTATTTCGGCGAGAAGTATCAGGACAACGACAAAGCGTATGATACCAATATGTACACTCGTCCGGAGATTGAACGTATTCTGAAAGTTGGTTTCGAGTATGCCATGAAACGCAATAAGCACCTCACGGTGGTAGATAAAGCCAATGTGCTCGCATCTTCACGCCTGTGGAGACAGATTGCCCAGGAAATGGCACCGCAATATCCTGAAGTGACTACGGACTATATGTTTGTGGACAATGCGGCCATGAAGATGATTCAGGAGCCTAAGTTCTTCGATGTGATGGTTACCGAGAATACATTCGGTGATATCCTTACGGATGAAGGTTCTGTGATCAGTGGCTCTATGGGATTGCTTCCTTCGGCTTCTACAGGCGAAAGTACTCCTGTATTCGAACCGATCCACGGTTCATGGCCACAGGCTAAAGGTTTGAACATCGCTAATCCGTTGGCACAAATCCTTTCGGCTGCCATGTTATTCGAATATTTCAATTTGCTGGAAGAAGGCGCGTTGATTCGCAAAGCCGTAGATGCTTCTTTGGATGCTAACGTCCGTACACCGGAAATTCAGGTAGAAGGTGGTGCGAAGTATGGTACCAAAGAAGTAGGAGCGTGGGTGGTAGATTATATCAAACGTAGCTAA
- the leuC gene encoding 3-isopropylmalate dehydratase large subunit, which translates to MNTLFDKIWDAHVVQQVEDGPTQLYIDRLYCHEVTSPQAFAGMRARGIQCFRPEKIVCMPDHNTPTHDQDKPIEDPISKTQVDTLAKNAEDFGLTHFGMLHKKNGIIHVVGPERGLTLPGMTIVCGDSHTSTHGAMGAVAFGIGTSEVEMVMASQCILQTRPKTMRITVDGKLGKGVTAKDIALYMMSKMTTSGATGYFVEYAGEAVRSLTMEGRLTLCNLSIEMGARGGMVAPDEVTFEYIKGREYAPAGEEWEKALAYWKTLKSDENATFDKEVHFDAADIEPMITYGTNPGMGMGITQHIPTTDGMGEAAKASFLKSMDYMGFQPGEGVLGKKIDYVFLGACTNGRIEDFRAFASLVKGHKKAEHVVAWLVPGSWMVDAQIREEGLDKVLEEAGFAIRQPGCSACLAMNDDKVPAGMYAVSTSNRNFEGRQGPGSRTLLASPLVAAAAAVTGVITDPRELIG; encoded by the coding sequence ATGAATACATTATTTGATAAAATCTGGGATGCCCACGTGGTTCAGCAAGTGGAAGATGGTCCCACACAGTTATATATAGATCGCCTTTATTGCCATGAAGTAACCAGTCCGCAGGCTTTTGCGGGAATGCGCGCACGCGGTATCCAATGTTTCCGTCCGGAAAAGATTGTTTGTATGCCCGACCATAACACACCGACCCACGACCAGGACAAGCCGATTGAAGATCCGATCTCCAAAACACAGGTGGATACACTGGCCAAGAATGCGGAAGATTTTGGATTGACACATTTCGGCATGCTACATAAGAAGAATGGTATCATCCATGTGGTAGGTCCGGAAAGAGGCTTGACATTACCGGGAATGACGATTGTATGTGGTGACTCGCATACTTCAACGCACGGTGCGATGGGAGCAGTGGCTTTTGGCATCGGTACAAGTGAGGTCGAAATGGTAATGGCTTCACAATGTATCTTGCAGACACGCCCGAAGACGATGCGCATCACAGTGGACGGAAAACTGGGTAAAGGTGTGACGGCAAAAGATATTGCTCTCTATATGATGTCTAAAATGACAACGAGTGGTGCAACCGGTTATTTTGTGGAATATGCCGGAGAAGCAGTTCGCAGTCTGACTATGGAAGGACGTCTGACGCTGTGCAACCTGAGTATAGAAATGGGTGCACGTGGTGGTATGGTGGCACCGGATGAAGTGACATTCGAATATATCAAAGGCCGTGAATATGCTCCGGCAGGTGAGGAATGGGAGAAGGCGTTGGCATACTGGAAGACGCTGAAGAGCGATGAGAATGCTACGTTTGATAAAGAAGTGCATTTTGATGCGGCAGATATCGAACCGATGATTACATACGGAACAAATCCGGGTATGGGTATGGGCATCACGCAGCACATTCCCACGACTGACGGAATGGGAGAGGCTGCAAAAGCTTCATTCCTGAAATCAATGGATTATATGGGCTTCCAACCCGGTGAGGGAGTATTGGGCAAGAAGATAGATTATGTATTTTTGGGTGCTTGTACGAATGGGCGTATTGAAGATTTCCGTGCTTTCGCCTCGTTAGTGAAGGGGCATAAGAAGGCGGAACATGTGGTTGCCTGGTTGGTGCCCGGTTCGTGGATGGTAGATGCACAGATTCGTGAAGAAGGCTTGGATAAAGTATTGGAGGAAGCAGGTTTTGCTATCCGCCAACCGGGATGTTCGGCTTGTCTGGCAATGAATGATGATAAGGTGCCTGCCGGAATGTATGCGGTTTCTACAAGTAACCGTAACTTTGAAGGTCGTCAGGGACCGGGTTCACGCACGTTGCTTGCCAGTCCGCTGGTAGCGGCTGCGGCGGCGGTGACGGGAGTGATTACGGATCCGAGAGAACTGATTGGATGA
- a CDS encoding 2-isopropylmalate synthase — protein sequence MSDKLFIFDTTLRDGEQVPGCQLNTVEKIQVAKALELLGVDVIEAGFPISSPGDFNSVIEISKAVTWPTICALTRAVQKDIDVAADALKFAKHKRIHTGIGTSDSHIKYKFNSNREEIIERAVAAVKYARRYVDDVEFYAEDAGRTDNEYLARVVEAVIKAGATVVNIPDTTGYCLPDEYGAKIKYLMEHVSGIEKAILSTHCHNDLGMATANTMAGVLNGARQVEVTINGIGERAGNTSLEEVAMIIKCHKDIEIETNINTQKIYPTSRMVSSLMNMPVQPNKAIVGRNAFAHSSGIHQDGVLKNVQTYEIIDPHDVGIDDNSIVLTARSGRAALKNRLQVLGVDLEQEQLDKVYEAFLKLADKKKDINDDDILVLAGADRTQNHRVKLEYLQVTSGVGVRSVASLGLNISGEKFEAAASGNGPVDAAIKALKKIIDRHMTLKEFTIQAISKGSDDMGKVHMQVEYDNHIYYGFGANTDIIAASVEAYIDCINKFK from the coding sequence ATGAGTGACAAGTTATTTATTTTCGACACAACGCTCCGCGATGGCGAGCAGGTTCCGGGATGCCAATTGAACACAGTGGAAAAGATTCAGGTAGCAAAGGCATTGGAACTGCTGGGCGTGGATGTTATTGAAGCCGGATTCCCGATTTCCAGTCCGGGAGATTTCAACTCTGTTATTGAAATATCCAAAGCGGTGACATGGCCTACTATTTGCGCATTGACCCGTGCGGTACAAAAAGATATAGATGTAGCTGCGGATGCTCTGAAGTTTGCCAAGCACAAACGTATTCATACAGGTATCGGTACATCGGATTCGCATATCAAGTATAAATTCAATTCCAATCGTGAGGAAATCATCGAGCGTGCAGTAGCTGCCGTGAAGTATGCCCGCCGTTACGTGGATGATGTGGAGTTCTATGCAGAAGATGCAGGTCGTACGGACAATGAATATCTGGCTCGTGTGGTGGAAGCTGTAATTAAAGCGGGGGCTACAGTAGTGAACATCCCGGATACGACCGGTTACTGTCTGCCGGATGAATATGGAGCGAAGATCAAGTATTTGATGGAGCATGTGAGTGGTATTGAAAAAGCGATCCTCTCTACACACTGTCATAATGACCTGGGAATGGCTACTGCAAATACGATGGCCGGTGTACTGAATGGTGCCCGCCAGGTAGAGGTTACTATCAATGGTATCGGTGAACGCGCAGGTAATACTTCACTTGAGGAAGTGGCTATGATTATCAAATGCCATAAAGATATTGAAATTGAAACGAACATCAATACACAGAAGATTTATCCGACAAGCCGCATGGTTTCAAGTTTGATGAACATGCCGGTGCAGCCTAACAAAGCTATCGTAGGTCGCAATGCCTTTGCACACTCATCGGGTATCCATCAGGATGGTGTGTTGAAGAATGTGCAGACTTACGAAATCATCGACCCGCACGATGTGGGTATCGACGATAATTCTATCGTATTGACTGCCCGTAGCGGACGTGCTGCTTTGAAAAATCGTTTGCAGGTATTGGGCGTGGATCTTGAACAGGAACAACTGGACAAGGTATATGAAGCTTTCCTGAAATTGGCGGATAAGAAGAAAGATATTAATGATGATGATATACTAGTGCTTGCCGGTGCAGACCGTACACAGAACCACCGCGTGAAACTGGAATATCTGCAAGTGACCAGTGGAGTAGGTGTACGTTCGGTTGCCAGTCTGGGACTGAATATCTCCGGTGAGAAGTTTGAAGCGGCTGCCAGTGGAAACGGTCCGGTAGATGCAGCGATAAAGGCTTTGAAGAAGATCATTGATCGCCATATGACACTGAAGGAATTTACGATCCAGGCTATCAGCAAAGGTAGTGATGATATGGGTAAGGTACACATGCAGGTGGAATATGACAATCATATCTATTATGGTTTCGGTGCGAATACGGATATTATTGCCGCATCGGTAGAAGCTTATATCGATTGTATCAATAAGTTCAAGTAG
- the leuD gene encoding 3-isopropylmalate dehydratase small subunit: MKQKFNIITSTCVPLPLENVDTDQIIPARFLKATTKEGFGENLFRDWRYDKQGNKIDSFVLNDPTYSGQVLVAGKNFGSGSSREHAAWAIADYGFRVVVSSFFADIHKNNELNNFVLPVVVSEPFLKELFDSIAADPKTEVVVNLPEQTITNKATGKSETFEINAYKKHCLMNGLDDIDFLVENKDKIEAWENKK; the protein is encoded by the coding sequence ATGAAACAGAAATTCAATATCATCACCAGTACTTGTGTCCCCCTCCCATTGGAGAATGTGGATACAGACCAAATCATCCCTGCACGTTTTCTGAAAGCTACGACGAAAGAAGGTTTCGGAGAGAATCTGTTCCGCGACTGGCGGTATGACAAGCAAGGAAACAAAATCGACTCTTTCGTTCTGAACGATCCGACCTATAGCGGACAGGTGCTTGTAGCCGGAAAGAACTTCGGTTCGGGCAGTAGCCGCGAGCATGCGGCATGGGCCATTGCAGATTATGGTTTCCGCGTGGTAGTCAGCAGTTTCTTTGCAGATATTCACAAGAATAATGAACTGAATAATTTCGTATTGCCTGTAGTGGTGAGCGAACCGTTCCTGAAAGAATTGTTTGATTCCATTGCCGCCGATCCGAAAACGGAGGTAGTGGTGAACCTGCCGGAACAGACAATCACCAACAAGGCAACAGGCAAAAGTGAGACTTTCGAAATCAATGCTTACAAGAAACATTGCCTGATGAATGGCCTGGATGACATCGATTTCCTGGTAGAGAATAAAGATAAAATAGAAGCTTGGGAAAATAAAAAATGA
- a CDS encoding cation diffusion facilitator family transporter: MSREHSHQHSHAINAESLNKAFIIGIVLNLAFVVIEFAAGFWFDSLALLSDAGHNLSDVVSLVLALLAFRLAKVKANERYTYGYKKSTILVSLLNAVILLVAVGAIVIESIHKLSNPAVVPGGAIAWVAGVGVLINAFTAFLFMKDKEKDLNVKGAYLHMAADALVSVGVLVAGIVISRTGWYIIDPIIGLIVAVVILISTWNLLHDSLRLTLDGVPTSIDSQKVVKAIRALPGVDDVHHIHIWAISTTENALTAHIVLKQPEGMQEVKHLIRHRLEDFGIGHATLEFEVPGEHCEAVFAED; this comes from the coding sequence ATGTCACGCGAACATTCACATCAGCATAGCCATGCCATCAACGCAGAGTCGCTGAACAAGGCATTTATTATAGGCATTGTTCTCAATTTAGCCTTTGTCGTCATAGAGTTCGCAGCCGGTTTCTGGTTCGATTCCCTCGCGCTGCTTTCCGATGCAGGACACAATCTAAGCGATGTAGTTAGTCTTGTGCTGGCATTGCTGGCTTTCCGCCTGGCCAAAGTCAAAGCCAATGAACGCTATACGTATGGCTATAAAAAAAGTACGATCCTGGTATCCCTGCTCAATGCAGTCATTTTGCTGGTAGCCGTAGGTGCCATTGTCATCGAAAGTATTCATAAGCTGAGTAATCCGGCGGTTGTTCCCGGTGGAGCCATTGCCTGGGTAGCGGGTGTGGGTGTACTTATCAATGCATTCACGGCTTTCCTCTTTATGAAAGATAAGGAAAAAGACCTGAACGTAAAAGGAGCTTATCTGCATATGGCGGCAGATGCTTTGGTATCAGTGGGAGTATTAGTGGCAGGTATCGTTATCAGCCGGACCGGCTGGTATATTATCGACCCGATTATCGGTCTGATTGTGGCTGTTGTCATTCTTATCTCTACGTGGAATTTACTGCATGACAGTCTTCGCCTGACGCTGGATGGCGTACCCACAAGTATAGATAGTCAGAAAGTAGTAAAAGCCATCCGTGCCCTTCCCGGCGTTGATGACGTTCACCATATACATATATGGGCCATCAGCACCACAGAGAATGCACTGACAGCCCATATTGTTTTAAAGCAACCGGAAGGTATGCAAGAGGTGAAACACCTCATCCGCCACCGGCTTGAAGATTTCGGCATCGGCCATGCCACCCTGGAGTTTGAAGTTCCGGGTGAACATTGCGAAGCCGTATTTGCCGAAGATTAG